Sequence from the bacterium genome:
CACCCGATGCGAATAGGCGTAGAAGGCTCCGGCGCGTGCTCTGCGCAGCGCACTCACCGGCAACCCAGACTTCGTCCAGCCCCTGGAATCTGATGGCGTCGATCGCCGCCGAGCGCCACGGCTGATCGCCCGGTGCGAACACCTCCTCAAGTTGCCATGCCGCCGGTCGGCTGTCCATCACGATGACGAGCCACCTCGGGCTCGGATAGCCGCGTAGTTGACCTCGCTCGGTCTTGGACTTGATTCTCTCCTGCACCGCTTCGACCAACTCGTCCACCGCTTCGGCCCAGCCCGCGTCTACCACCGCGACCCACGTCCGTATCCCGCCACCGGTGTCGCCTCCAGAAGGATCGCACTTGGCCACATATACAGAGTTCCAGTCTGGCCAAGCCGACCCGGCAAACTCCCGAAGCGGCTTCCCCAGCATTTCGTCAGCCTCAAGGTCCTGAGCCTCGAGGTTCTGGAAGACGGGCACTAGGTGATCAAGCAGAGCCTTGATATTCCGCCGGCGTTCCCGCGCCTCGCCCGAGTGGTCCGCCAGTACCACCCACCACTCACAAGCCAGTTCGGCCCTCAGCCACTGCTCGCCGTCGAACGAGTCGTACAGACGCCGCGCCGCCCCGTCTGTACTCATGGTGATTTCGACAGCGACGGTCCGACCGTCGCTTAGCTTCAGTTCGAGGTCTGGGGTCGGCTCACGGTCCTCAGGCAGCCAGCGGTGGCTAACGACGCTTTCAACCGCCCCGATCGTCTCGAGCGCGAATTGCTCCTCATCGCGCGGCTGTCGACTCCTCGCACCCATCGGCTTGAATCCTCCTTGAGTGCAGGTCGTCACGCGCGAACTCGCCCGCGGGCCGATCTCCGATCGTGAGCCGCTCGCCCTCGCGCTCCGAGACGCCAAGCGACAGCACCGAAGACGAACGCCAAGAAGAGCATCCAGGCCACGCCGAACGGAGTTCCGTTCTGCAGGCCATAGGTCAGGGCCGAGAGGACAAGCAGCGCACTGAGCACGTAAAGCGCGACGCGGATCCCGCGCCTGATGCCGGAAGCCGGTTTCGCTCCCGCCCCGGCCGGCGCCAGAGACGCCGAGGTGCCGGTGGGGGTGGGTGCCGCCGGCATCGCACGATCGCCATCTCGCTCCGGCACCCAGAGGTAGGTGCGCGGAGTGCCGACCTGCCGCGCGACAGGCAACGAGGGCAGCATGGGATGTCGCCACTTGGCAGCGGAGGGCGTGTTCCCCTTGGCCCTGTTGCAGTAGTCATGCGCCATTTGCAGGTTGTCGACGTGATGCAGCATCGATTCGAGCGTTCGCCCCGCGCGGGCGGAGCCCCTGGAGAAGTCAAAGAGGCCGAACTTCTTGGGGACGACGTGTTCGACCTGGCCTTCGGCGACCGGCAGGGACAGGCCGCAGAGACCGCACCTGCCCTCGTCCCGCGAGGCGACGTAGGCGAGAATCTCCGCACGGTCCCCACGATCCCAGCGGCCGGTGGATGGATGGGGACGCAGCGCAGCAGCACGGCGGCGAAGCACCATCGCATCTCGGGAATGGCGGAAGGAGTGGACGAACGGGTCGAAGCCGTAGGAGCGCTGCGCCCTCGGTGCGCGACGGGTGTGGCACCACGAACAGACGGGTCGGCGGGGCACGAGGACCGCAACCAGGAGGTTGTAGATGACAACCACGAGCCCTTCCCATGCGGGGCCCCGACGAACGGCCAGCCGCCACGCCGCAAAGGGCTTCGCCAGGTGGGTGGGCTCGTGCCCGCACCGCGAACATGTCGCAGTGGCTGCAGCGGGCATGGTGACTCCTCTCGCCAGTTCGACACGACCCTATTGACCCGGTGTGACAGTCATGAGTCCCCCGAGTTGCGTCGATCGGCGCCGGCGGCACAGGCTGAGTGGCGCACTCCGATGACGTCAGGGGCTTGACCGAAGGAGGGCCGATGGCCGTCGAAATGGCGATCTGGCGAATGACCGACGACGGGCCGCACCCGTTGGTGTCGTCGCCGCTGGACTCCGAGCAGCGCCTCGAGGACATGATCGCCGAGGATCCCCGCATGAGCGGAACCGATCTGCTCATCATCGCCAGGCAGGTACCCACCGGGTTCGGGGGATTCATCGACCTCCTCGCCCTCGACGCCGAGGGGCGCGTCCACGTCCTCGAACTCAAGCGTGACCGCACTCCTCGGGACGTCGTCGCCCAGGCGCTCGACTACGGGTCCTGGGCGAAGGATCTGAGCCTCGAGGAACTGGAGCAGATCTACCAAGACAACGGAGAGGGCGAGACGCACCTCGACGAGGCCTCCGCCGAGCACTTCGGCGGTCCGCTGCCCGACGGCGCCGGGGCCGACCAGCAGTTCACGATCGCGGCCTCCGAGCTCGACGCGACGTCGGATCGCATCATCGAGTCCCCTGCGGAGCCCGCCGACGCGCCGATCAACGCCGTCCTCTTCGGCCACTTCGCCGACGGCGGCCACGAGCACCCGGCCCCGACGTGGCTACTCGATCCCCACCAGGTCCAGGACAAGGCGGCTCGACCGTCGCGCCGCAAGCTCCGCCCATGGAACGGCCGGGACTTCTACGTGATCCTCGGTCGGGCCGAGCCGGGCGATCCCCGCTGGCCGATCGCCCACAAGTACGGCCTCCTCAACGCCGGCGGCGGATCGTGGTATTGGAAGCCGCTGCGCAACCTCGAAGGGGGACATCGGGTGTTCGCCTACGTGAGCGGAACCGGCTACATGAGCATCGGCCGCATCACCGGCAAGGTGATCCCCGCACGAGATGCCGAGGTCGAAATCGAAGGCCGACCTCAACCGCTCCTCGATCAGCCAGATGTGAGCACGGCGTGGAAGGAGGGCGCTGCCTCGGAAGACTCCAAGGTGACCGAGATGGTCGTGCCCGTGGAGTGGCTAGCCGCCCGGCCCGTCGAGGAGGCCTTCTGGGAGCAGGGACTCTTCGCCTCGCAGGTCACCGCCTGCAAGCTCCGCGACACCCACACAATCGAGACCGTCGAATCGGCATTCGGACTCAACCCCGAGGTCAGCTAGCTCGGGCGGTGCGCGGCTGAGGAACCCCATTGGGGGTCTTCGACTACCAATGTGACGGAAGCGTCAGTCGCCGCGGTCGTGTAGCCGGGCGCCTGACGGGATCAGAAGGCCTCATTCCCAACTCATCACTGCTGGCGAGGTCCCGCTGCTCCCGCCGGCGTTAGCTAACACTGAGGTTCTGAGTGTTGGATTGATCCGACCCAAGACTTGCGCAGGGTCCCCGGCCGCCATGTATTTCTACTAGCTTAGGTGAGCTATGAGCCCACAGGATCACCAAGACAGCGTACCATTCCCCGAGTCCCTCAAACAGGAATCACAGCTCAAATCCTTCTTGGAAGATGGCACCTACTGGACCGAGGTGTATCTATACGAAGG
This genomic interval carries:
- a CDS encoding HNH endonuclease signature motif containing protein, which encodes MPAAATATCSRCGHEPTHLAKPFAAWRLAVRRGPAWEGLVVVIYNLLVAVLVPRRPVCSWCHTRRAPRAQRSYGFDPFVHSFRHSRDAMVLRRRAAALRPHPSTGRWDRGDRAEILAYVASRDEGRCGLCGLSLPVAEGQVEHVVPKKFGLFDFSRGSARAGRTLESMLHHVDNLQMAHDYCNRAKGNTPSAAKWRHPMLPSLPVARQVGTPRTYLWVPERDGDRAMPAAPTPTGTSASLAPAGAGAKPASGIRRGIRVALYVLSALLVLSALTYGLQNGTPFGVAWMLFLAFVFGAVAWRLGARGRAAHDRRSARGRVRA
- a CDS encoding endonuclease NucS; this translates as MAVEMAIWRMTDDGPHPLVSSPLDSEQRLEDMIAEDPRMSGTDLLIIARQVPTGFGGFIDLLALDAEGRVHVLELKRDRTPRDVVAQALDYGSWAKDLSLEELEQIYQDNGEGETHLDEASAEHFGGPLPDGAGADQQFTIAASELDATSDRIIESPAEPADAPINAVLFGHFADGGHEHPAPTWLLDPHQVQDKAARPSRRKLRPWNGRDFYVILGRAEPGDPRWPIAHKYGLLNAGGGSWYWKPLRNLEGGHRVFAYVSGTGYMSIGRITGKVIPARDAEVEIEGRPQPLLDQPDVSTAWKEGAASEDSKVTEMVVPVEWLAARPVEEAFWEQGLFASQVTACKLRDTHTIETVESAFGLNPEVS